Proteins encoded by one window of Aspergillus puulaauensis MK2 DNA, chromosome 4, nearly complete sequence:
- a CDS encoding HSP70/90 family co-chaperone CNS1 (COG:O;~EggNog:ENOG410PIDA;~InterPro:IPR011990,IPR044059,IPR019734,IPR013026;~PFAM:PF18972;~go_function: GO:0005515 - protein binding [Evidence IEA];~go_function: GO:0051879 - Hsp90 protein binding [Evidence IEA]) has product MASTHPRVEELPDDFDESMDLNAPPPKPTTTPPAAGPELPVPGNEERMKELAKDTPKPDLPPAMAAVDSHTTDELADILNKTPLFMTDISKAGDENGENIMLDALRALQNEGTRGDVAQNFREQGNEAAREKRWIDAKEFYTKAVAVLKSKEQKWDKPEDEEEEQRLRREVEEASYINRALCNLELKNYRSTTLDCASVLQLNPRNVKAYYRSAMALYALDKIAEAEDVATRGLALDPKNKPLQQVSSKITERKASLERIAAKRKANDEQTLKKKQLLSTALRARQIRTRKTNQPPEMEDANIRLTPDPLSPESTIEFPTVLLYPMDAQSDFIKGFPEATSIENHLDYIFPLPWDTKKEYTIENVDCYMDTHTGGLIKAGKKLPLLQILSGSKVEVVDELVRIYVVPSAKSKDFIAAVKARKEG; this is encoded by the exons ATGGCGTCCACGCACCCCCGGGTAGAAGAACTTCCCGACGACTTCGACGAGTCGATGGACCTCAACGCGCCCCCGCCCaagccaacaacaaccccgccTGCCGCAGGCCCCGAGCTCCCTGTCCCCGGTAATGAGGAACGGATGAAGGAGTTGGCAAAGGATACCCCCAAGCCGGACCTCCCGCCTGCGATGGCGGCTGTGGATTCCCATACGACGGATGAGTTGGCGGATATACTGAATAAGACGCCGTTGTTTATGACGGATATCAGCAAGGCGGGGGATGAGA ATGGCGAGAACATTATGCTGGATGCGCTGCGCGCGTTGCAGAATGAGGGAACGCGGGGCGACGTTGCGCAAAATTTCCGTGAGCAAGGGAATGAGGCCGCGCGGGAGAAGAGGTGGATTGATGCGAAGGAATTCTACACCAAGGCGGTTGCGGTGTTGAAATCAAAGGAGCAGAAATGGGATAAacccgaggatgaggaggaggagcagagACTTCGGcgggaggttgaggaggcatCGTATATCAACCGTGCGTTGTGTAATTTGGAGCTGA AGAACTACCGATCTACGACGCTCGACTGTGCTTCCGTCTTACAGCTCAACCCGCGCAATGTCAAGGCTTATTACCGCTCCGCGATGGCGTTATATGCGCTTGATAAGATAGCTGAGGCAGAGGATGTCGCTACGCGTGGATTAGCGCTCGACCCGAAGAACAAGCCTCTTCAACAGGTTTCGTCGAAGATCACGGAGCGGAAAGCGTCTCTTGAACGGATAGCCGCTAAGCGAAAGGCCAACGACGAGCAAACGCTCAAGAAGAAACAGCTCCTGAGCACTGCGCTCCGCGCTCGACAGATTAGAACCCGCAAAACGAACCAGCCTCCTGAGATGGAGGACGCGAATATCAGGCTCACTCCTGACCCATTGTCGCCGGAGAGCACTATTGAATTCCCGACGGTGCTACTATACCCGATGGACGCGCAGTCTGATTTCATCAAGGGATTCCCGGAGGCCACTTCGATTGAGAATCATCTCGATTATATCTTCCCGCTGCCGTGGGATACGAAGAAGGAATATACCATTGAGAACGTGGACTGCTACATGGACACGCATACGGGAGGCCTAATAAAGGCCGGAAAGAAGCTTCCTCTGTTGCAAATTCTGAGTGGGAGCAAAGTCGAAGTTGTTGACGAACTGGTTCGCATCTACGTTGTGCCAAGCGCAAAGAGTAAGGACTTCATTGCTGCAGTCAAAGCCCGCAAAGAGGGTTGA